Proteins from a genomic interval of Rhipicephalus microplus isolate Deutch F79 chromosome 6, USDA_Rmic, whole genome shotgun sequence:
- the LOC142765702 gene encoding sterile alpha motif domain-containing protein 3-like, with amino-acid sequence MEPPEFQYLVSFQGRKKIISARGPTEADILEALKTTDFGHSLQACRIEVYNVRHDEFVDPPAGHVFSEKDKIRLVCSENFLMSCSTTDKVTAVHEGSLPKTLESNEQSPSQQLACCENDYRLPPVPLDIKDAIERTQPGKVSSHTKSRIVGWIANHLMTITVYPGSLYEAAAKSLVLEYPVLRDTIGTGWDSWKVSLKYKFAYMRKSLCTVPAVQAARAAYGKRKDLEESTNTKRHCHVIVDLSQHVASQHDEATINSHIDYMVKEIKRPIPDMQKLGDSMEQTRPSRQKWMKEMRPSTADVVLKYPALAKAEMLHEEFIALTGVNLEKKVLEFINRYGDRCFELAKCRRCAKEAVKAIEEEVEALDGDEKKYRFAVGIVELLPMLLKEQPRFLQGPDTYPALSLKGKNASEATNIVASFEGLSVEVLDVIAGMTALMEIYWIFDVKYSGANKKTFTLLEHFCGLPTSAKQMPLVIRQISSLEKAT; translated from the exons ATGGAGCCGCCGGAATTCCAATATTTGGTGTCATTTCAAGGCCGCAAGAAGATTATTTCTGCTCGTGGACCGACGGAGGCGGACATTTTGGAAGCCTTGAAGACGACAGACTTTGGCCATTCTTTGCAAGCATGCCGGATTGAG GTATACAACGTCCGACATGATGAATTTGTGGACCCACCAGCTGGCCATGTCTTCTCTGAGAAAGATAAAATCAGGCTTGTGTGCAGTGAAAACTTCTTAATGAGCTGCAG CACAACTGACAAAGTGACAGCAGTGCATGAAGGTAGCCTGCCCAAGACCCTTGAAAGTAATGagcagtcacctagtcagcagcttgCCTGCTGTGAAAATGATTATAGGCTACCACCTGTGCCCTTAGATATTAAGGATGCGATTGAAAGGACACAACCAGGAAAAGTGTCCAGTCACACTAAATCCCGCATTGTAGGGTGGATTGCAAATCATCTCATGACTATAACAGT CTATCCAGGAAGCCTCTACGAAGCAGCTGCAAAATCTCTCGTGTTGGAATATCCAGTGCTAAGGGACACTATTGGCACAGGCTGG GACTCATGGAAAGTCTCCTTGAAATACAAATTCGCATATATGAGGAAGTCTCTGTGCACAGTTCCAGCTGTTCAAGCAGCGAGAGCAGCTTACGGAAAACGCAAAGACTTAGAAGAAAGCACCAATACTAAGCGGCACTGCCATGTG aTTGTAGATCTCTCCCAACATGTCGCTTCTCAGCATGATGAGGCTACAATTAATAGCCATATTGACTACATGGTGAAAGAAATCAAGCGGCCTATTCCTGACATGCAAAAACTCGGTGATTCTATGGAGCAGACAAGACCATCTAGACAGAAGTGGATGAAGGAAATGAGGCCATCAACAGCAGATGTGGTGCTGAAATACCCTGCTTTGGCAAAGGCTGAAATG CTTCATGAGGAGTTCATTGCTCTCACTGGCGTTAACTTAGAAAAAAAGGTCCTGGAATTTATAAACCGGTATGGAGACCGGTGTTTTGAGCTTGCGAAGTGTCGTCGTTGCGCGAAGGAAGCTGTGAAAGCAATTGAAGAAGAAGTCGAGGCACTGGATGGTGACGAAAAGAAAT ATCGCTTTGCCGTTGGCATTGTCGAGTTGCTGCCCATGCTCCTAAAGGAGCAGCCGCGATTTCTGCAGGGACCG GACACCTACCCTGCCCTTTCGCTGAAGGGCAAAAATGCCTCTGAAGCTACAAACATAGTTGCGAGCTTTGAAGGGCTTAGTGTAGAGGTGCTTGATGTAATTGCAGGTATGACGGCGCTTATGGAAATATACTGGATATTCGATGTCAAGTACAGTGGCGCcaacaaaaaaacattcactCTACTTGAACATTTCTGTGGCTTGCCGACAAGTGCAAAGCAGATGCCGCTAGTCATACGGCAAATATCATCGCTTGAAAAGGCAACTTAA